DNA from Candidatus Methylomirabilota bacterium:
AAGGCCGTCGCGGCGGCCAACGAGCCGACCGTGATGCCCGACGACGTCTCGACCGGCATACTGGAGCTGGCGGACCGCTCCTTCCCGGACTATCGCGGCGACTCCCTGACCCTGCTCACACCCGAGGAGGCCCGGATCCTCTCCATCACGCGGGGCAGTCTGACTCCCGAGGAGTACGAGGAGATCCAGTCGCACGTGGTCCACACCTATCAATTCCTCAAGCAGATCCCGTGGACCCAGGAGCTGCGGCGGGTGCCCGAGATCGCGCGCTCGCATCACGAGAAGCTCGATGGGTCAGGGTACCCCGCGGGCTGGCGCGCGCCGGACATTCCCATCCAGACTCGGATGATGACGATCTCCGACATCTTCGACGCCCTGACCTCGCGTGATCGGCCCTACAAGCCCGCGCTGTCGGTGGATCGCGCGCTCGACATCCTCGGCCAGGAGCGCCGGGCCGGCGCGCTCGACGGCGACCTGCTCTCGCTCTTCATCGCCGTCCGTCCCTGGGATCGATAGCTCAGGCGGCGAGCATCGCCGCCAGCACGCCCCACGAGGCGGCTCCGAGCACCATCGCGGCGGCGCCGAGCCAGTCGGCGAGCCGCGATCTCTTCATGTGTTGAGCGCTCAGCGCCAAAAAAAGGGGGCGTCTGGGCCCGGCCTTCGCACGCGTGCCGATCCATACCCGTCGCTTGCCGCGCGAGCGTCGCCAGTCGCGCGTCCAGTCTCGGCGCGTGAGGGCCCGCCGCTTCGTGCTCCGTATCGCCACTGCTCTGGTGCTCATCGCTGTTCGTCCTTTCCGCGTGTCCCGAAACGAATCTCACATCTGCCGCACGACACCGACCACCTTGCCCAGGATCCGGAAGTCGCCGCGACCCGGCTCCACCACGATCGGCTTCATGGTGGGATGCTCCGGGCGCAGCACCACCGTTCCACCCTCCCGGGCGAACCGCTTGACCGTGGCTTCCCCATCCAGCAGGGCCGCCACGATATCGCCGCTGCCCGCCGTCTCCTGCTTCCGCACGACGACCAGGTCGCCGCTCATGATGTGCGCGTCGATCATGCTGTCACCCTGGACGCGCAGGGCGAAGACGTCCGAGCCGCCGGTGGGAAGCCAGTCGGGCCGGAGCGGGAGGGTATCCTCCTGGTTCTCGACCGCGGTGATCGGCGTACCCGCCGCGATGCGACCCATGACCGGGATGCCCGAAGGCTCCCCGCGCCGAGCGCCCTTCTGCGCCGGCAGCACGAGCGTCCGCGACGCCCGCTTCCCGGTGACCCGGCGCTCGAGCATGCCCTTGCGCTCGAGCGCGCGGAGATGATCGAACGCGGCCCGGGCCGTGAAGCGGAACCTCTCGCCGATCTCCCGCACCGTCGGCGGCACGCCGTGTCGCTCGCCGAAGCTGCGGATGAAGTCGAGCACCTGACGCTGCCGCTCCGTCAGCTCTTTCACCCGGTCGCCCCTCCTGATCTGTGTGCTTCGGTCCGATGATGCTCAACAGATGATAGTCAACACCCGTTGAGGTCTACAAGTAAAAAAAGAGGGCCTACCCGGCCGGCTCCCAGGGCTCGCACACGGGACACGTCGAATACCCGGCCTCCCGGGCTTCGGCCACCCGCTTGAAGTACACCCGCTCCGGCTCCGGAATCCGTCGAGCCCAGCTGCAGTCCCGCCCGTGGAAGAGCTTGCCGGCCCGCTGCGCCAGGTAGGGCTCGCCTTCCTGAACCGGTACGGCCGGCGTGTCATACGGGTTCGGGACCGAGTCGGGCAGCGCTTCGGCGGTCGGCACCGGCACGGCTTCCGGCGGGGTCGTGATCGGGGTGAGGTCGGGCACCGGGTCGATCTCGTTGATCTTCAGGTTGGTTTCGATGGTCGAGCGGAACTCGTCGCTGGCCTTCCGGAACTCCCGCATCGCCCGGCCCAGCGACTTGCCCAGCTGCGGGAGATTCTTGGGCCCGAAGACGAGCAACGCGATGACGAAGATGAGGACCAGCTCCTGCAGACCGATGTCGAACATGGATGAGCGCGCTCAGCCTCCGATGATATCACTCCACGCGCGGGCAAGGGCTCGCACGCAAGAACTGCGCTGCCGCGTCGGGCCGC
Protein-coding regions in this window:
- the lexA gene encoding transcriptional repressor LexA, which translates into the protein MKELTERQRQVLDFIRSFGERHGVPPTVREIGERFRFTARAAFDHLRALERKGMLERRVTGKRASRTLVLPAQKGARRGEPSGIPVMGRIAAGTPITAVENQEDTLPLRPDWLPTGGSDVFALRVQGDSMIDAHIMSGDLVVVRKQETAGSGDIVAALLDGEATVKRFAREGGTVVLRPEHPTMKPIVVEPGRGDFRILGKVVGVVRQM
- the tatB gene encoding Sec-independent protein translocase protein TatB; this translates as MFDIGLQELVLIFVIALLVFGPKNLPQLGKSLGRAMREFRKASDEFRSTIETNLKINEIDPVPDLTPITTPPEAVPVPTAEALPDSVPNPYDTPAVPVQEGEPYLAQRAGKLFHGRDCSWARRIPEPERVYFKRVAEAREAGYSTCPVCEPWEPAG